The Borreliella mayonii genome has a segment encoding these proteins:
- the cyaB gene encoding class IV adenylate cyclase: MFEIESKAFIPPKELKRIVNLANKKFKFIKEEIKTDIYYSNQKKIIRIRKLNNLEKIVTFKKKILDNNNTIEINKEVEFKIDSINNFLILIKELKFKKLYKKIKKSLIYQTNNLNVEINEIKNLGFFLEIEKIINNQNDIDLAKKEIDNIINQFGLKENLETRPYSELLSLANQSKK, encoded by the coding sequence ATGTTTGAAATAGAATCAAAAGCATTTATTCCTCCAAAAGAGTTAAAAAGAATTGTTAATTTGGCAAATAAAAAATTTAAGTTTATTAAAGAAGAGATAAAAACTGACATCTATTACTCAAACCAAAAAAAAATTATAAGAATAAGAAAATTAAATAATCTAGAAAAAATTGTTACATTTAAAAAAAAAATATTAGATAACAATAATACTATAGAAATTAATAAAGAGGTGGAATTCAAAATAGATAGTATTAACAATTTTTTAATCCTTATAAAAGAGCTTAAATTTAAAAAGCTATACAAAAAGATAAAAAAAAGTTTAATTTATCAAACCAATAATTTAAATGTAGAGATAAACGAAATAAAAAATCTTGGATTTTTTTTAGAAATAGAAAAAATTATTAACAATCAAAATGATATAGACTTGGCAAAAAAAGAAATTGATAACATAATCAACCAATTTGGACTAAAAGAAAACCTTGAAACTAGACCTTACTCTGAATTACTCTCATTGGCAAACCAAAGTAAAAAATAA
- a CDS encoding TrkH family potassium uptake protein, giving the protein MLKFEFSDRFLLFSYFILIMFIGSLLLMLPISWEGDGKLTYIDALFTAVSAVSITGLITVKMEGFSTFGFILIMLLIQLGGLGFISITTFYLLIPKKKMNLTDARIIKQYSLSNIEYNPIRILKSILFITFSIEMIGLILILICFKLRGVNISFLEALFTTISAFCNAGFSMHSESIYAWRDVPEAIVIVSILIICGGLGFMVYRDVKNTIKNKKKLSLHAKIVFSLSFFLIIIGSILFFFTEMHKLKAGYSMSTLIFNSIFYSISTRTAGFNYLDNSLISGRTQIVSLPFMFIGGAPGSTAGGIKITTFFLIVLAVFKNQNGNGYIIGSYKVSIDSIRFALLFFARAIFILSFSFFMLLFFEGGSGNWKVIDLGYEVFSAFGTVGLSVGVTQDLSFWGKVIIIFTMFAGRIGLFSMAVFVSRKSRFEEFTRPRQDILVG; this is encoded by the coding sequence ATGTTGAAATTTGAATTTAGCGACAGGTTTTTACTTTTTAGTTATTTTATTTTAATTATGTTTATAGGCTCTCTTTTGTTAATGCTGCCTATTTCCTGGGAAGGTGATGGCAAATTGACATATATTGATGCTCTTTTTACTGCTGTTTCTGCTGTAAGTATTACAGGCCTTATAACGGTTAAAATGGAAGGTTTTTCTACTTTTGGATTTATTTTGATAATGTTGCTAATCCAGCTTGGGGGACTTGGATTTATAAGTATTACTACTTTTTATTTGCTTATACCTAAAAAGAAAATGAATTTAACAGATGCAAGAATAATAAAGCAGTATTCCCTTTCAAATATAGAATATAATCCTATTAGAATTTTAAAAAGCATATTGTTTATAACTTTTTCAATTGAAATGATAGGTTTAATATTAATACTCATTTGTTTTAAACTTAGGGGAGTTAATATTTCGTTCTTAGAGGCTTTATTTACGACAATTTCTGCTTTTTGCAATGCGGGTTTTTCTATGCATTCTGAGAGTATTTATGCATGGCGAGATGTTCCTGAAGCTATAGTTATAGTTTCTATTTTAATAATTTGTGGTGGTCTTGGGTTTATGGTCTATAGAGATGTAAAGAATACTATTAAGAACAAAAAAAAACTGTCACTTCATGCCAAAATAGTTTTTTCTTTAAGTTTTTTTTTAATTATAATTGGTTCAATTTTATTTTTTTTTACAGAGATGCATAAATTAAAAGCTGGTTATTCAATGAGTACTCTAATATTTAATTCAATTTTTTATTCGATTAGCACTAGAACAGCTGGTTTTAATTATCTTGATAATTCTTTAATAAGCGGAAGAACCCAAATAGTTTCTTTGCCATTCATGTTTATTGGTGGCGCACCCGGATCAACTGCAGGAGGAATTAAGATTACAACATTTTTTTTAATTGTATTAGCTGTTTTTAAAAATCAAAACGGCAATGGATATATTATTGGGTCTTACAAGGTTTCAATAGATAGCATAAGATTTGCACTTTTATTTTTTGCAAGAGCTATTTTTATTTTAAGTTTTTCCTTTTTTATGCTTCTTTTTTTTGAGGGAGGATCTGGCAATTGGAAAGTTATTGATTTGGGGTATGAAGTATTTTCTGCCTTTGGAACGGTTGGTCTTTCGGTTGGAGTAACTCAGGATTTGTCATTTTGGGGGAAAGTCATTATAATTTTTACTATGTTTGCAGGACGAATAGGACTTTTTTCAATGGCTGTTTTTGTTTCAAGAAAGTCACGTTTTGAAGAATTTACAAGGCCAAGGCAAGATATTTTGGTTGGTTGA
- a CDS encoding potassium channel family protein — protein sequence MKTFVIIGLSNLGIHLLEDLSRLDCQIIIIDTSKELIEEYDVISTESFVVEQFTKNALKRIIPVDTDAVVIDFDDDLGKSALVTHYCNLLGLKEICVKTENRDDAEILKTLGATKIIFPSKDAARRLTPLLVSPNLSTYNIIGYDIIVAETVIPKEYVGKTLFEADLRRECGITVIAVRNLSNSRYEFVDGDYFFLKDDKIVICGKPDSIENFTNNKDLIKDLISGSKEDENLNKDADKKSRFLGIFNFMKIFQKERKDN from the coding sequence ATGAAAACATTTGTTATTATTGGACTTAGTAATTTGGGAATTCACTTGCTTGAAGATTTAAGCAGACTTGATTGTCAAATTATTATTATAGATACATCTAAAGAGCTTATTGAAGAATATGACGTGATATCTACAGAAAGCTTTGTTGTTGAGCAATTTACTAAAAATGCTTTAAAAAGAATAATTCCTGTAGATACAGATGCTGTTGTTATTGACTTTGATGATGATCTTGGCAAAAGTGCTCTTGTTACTCACTATTGCAATCTTTTGGGTTTGAAGGAAATATGTGTTAAGACAGAAAATAGGGATGATGCTGAAATATTAAAAACGCTTGGCGCAACAAAGATTATATTTCCAAGTAAAGATGCTGCAAGAAGATTAACCCCGTTATTAGTATCTCCGAATCTTTCAACTTACAATATTATTGGGTATGATATTATTGTTGCTGAAACTGTTATTCCCAAAGAATATGTTGGCAAAACTCTTTTTGAAGCTGATCTTAGAAGAGAATGTGGTATTACAGTTATTGCTGTTAGGAATTTAAGTAATTCTAGGTATGAATTTGTTGATGGCGATTATTTTTTTTTAAAAGATGATAAAATTGTAATTTGTGGCAAACCAGATAGTATTGAAAATTTTACAAACAATAAAGATTTAATTAAAGATTTAATTTCAGGCTCTAAAGAGGATGAAAATTTAAATAAAGATGCCGATAAGAAATCGAGATTTTTAGGGATTTTTAATTTTATGAAAATTTTTCAAAAAGAGCGTAAGGATAATTAG